The Vespa velutina chromosome 2, iVesVel2.1, whole genome shotgun sequence sequence GTTTTTACGGGTAGTGGAAACGTAAGTCAAGGGGGCCAAGAAGTATTACAAGAACTTCCTCACGAATATGTACCACCGGAAATGCTTAGAAAAGTAGCGGAGCATGGAGGTaaatgatggaaaaaaaagaataataataatatatgaatatcatttatatttatcttattgtaataattttttattgatttataagatACCACAAAAATTTATGCCTGTGAAGTAAGACGGAGGCATcatttggaaagaaaagatggtGGTGGCTTTGATTCAAACGAATACGATAAACATtcagatagatatatatctacatttaGCAAAAAGATAGCACCTTATACTTCGGTTATAATAAATGGTATTTATTGGGCAGTTGATTCGCCAAAATTATTGACCATACCAGAtgcaaaatatttgttaagaCCTGCCAATACACCTTGGTTACCTATCAGCGTTGGTGCACCAGCTTTGCCTCATCGAATGTTAGCAATTTGTGATATTTCAGCTGATCCCGGTGGTAGTATAGAGTAAGCAAATAAATATCACTGCTtcggaaagagaaaacaacagcaataataataataataataataagaagaagaagaaaaaagaagaaaaatatatttatcacgcgtcatcatcaatttttttagaTTCATGAATGAATGTACAACGATTGATACACCATTTTGTCTTTATGACGCTGATCGTAACAAAGACACGAAATCGTTCAAAGGTCCAGGAGTCTTAGTATGTTCGATCGATAACATGCCAACGCAACTTCCCAAAGAATCTACGGATTTTTTCGGTAATCTTTTGTATCCGTATGCCCTTGAAGTCATAATGTCGGACGCTAAGAAACCATTGGAGGAACATAATTTTAGCCCAGTCGTCAATGACGCCATAATCGCATCGAATGGAAAATTAACGCCAAATTTTGAGTATATCCAAGAACTTCGACAATTGAATCATCGAAGTAGACATAAAGCTGATAACGgggataaacaaaataaaacggtaatctctctttctctctctctctctctctctctctatgtacgtatatgtatataaataagtttatCCGTACGTTTAAGATAGATTTATCAAATTGTTCGACGAAAACATCGAACaagaatagaaatttattgttaataaagtaaaataagaatatttgaaGTACAcggaaaaatatttccaatgtcGAATTTGTCTGTTTGTTGTCATTTAGGTTGTCATATTAGGGGCTGGACATGTTTCAGCACCAGTCGTCGAATATCTTCATAGAGATAACAGTATCAAAATCGTTGTAGTATCTCAATTGAAAGATGAGGCTGATGCATTGGCCAATCGATTTCCTGGTGTTGAACCTATGTTCTTAAATGTTCTTGAAAGACCAGACATCTTGGAGGATATTATTGGATCTGCACACGTTGTTGTATCTTTATTACCCTATTCGTTGCATCATGTTATTGCTAAGACTTGCATCGAGACTAAAACGCACTTAGTAACAGCTAGTTATATGAATGATCATGTCAAGGAGCTTCACGAAGAGTAAGTGTATTTTTGATTTAACGatcaattgatatttttaaagaacttCCTTGTTTCTATCGTCTTCTTTAGAGCCGTTGCTGCAGGTATCACAGTTTTGAACGAAATAGGCCTCGATCCTGGTATAGATCATCTATTAGCTTTGGAATGTTTCGATGACGTACGAAAAGCTGGCGGAAAGATAGAATCATTTGTCTCATGGTGTGGCGGTTTACCAGCACCTGAATGCTCTTTTAATCCTTTAAGATACAAATTCAGCTGGTCGCCTAAAGGTGCTTTGTTAAATACATTGGCACCAGCTAAGTATCATAGAGATGGCCAGGTACATAAATAGCTCGTAGTAAACAATTTTCAATGACAATTATTCAGATCATATATTACAATACCAGATTCATTTCCAGGAAGTAGAAATATCAGGTGGTGGTGATTTAATGTCCGCTGTACAATCTCTAGATTTTCTTCCTGGATTTGCATTAGAGGGATTTCCTAATCGAGATAGTACTATATATCGTGAACTTTATGGAATTCAGAATGCTAGTACTGTATTACGTGGTACTTTAAGATTCAAAGGATTTTCTGATACAATACAAGCATTGCAATATCTTGGACTTATCGATCCTAATCCTCATCCTATTCTTCATCCAAATGGACCAGATATTACATGGGTATAAACaaggtatatttttatttaaaaaaattataagtaatTATGAGCCTTATCATATTCATTTTAGAGAGTATTAATATGCAATTTACTTGGATTGGCTAACGACAAAATCTTCTTTGAAAATCTCAAACGAAAAATCGCGGAAAGGGTAAATTCGGAGGAACGTGTACAAGCTATCGAGGATTTGGGattattagaagaaaatttggtattaaaattgaatacgCCTTTGGACACATTGACTTATTATCTTTCGAAGAAACTTTGTTacgaaaagaacgaacgagatCTTGTTATTTTGAGACACGACATTGGTGTATTATGGCCTGACAATAAAAGAGAAGCTAAAGGAATTAATTTGGTATTATATGGCGATGCAAAAGGACATTCTGCTATGGCTCGTACCGTTGGATATCCCGCTGCTATTGccgttaaaatgattttagaCGGTAATTGTTAATGTAatcatattatcaataatgatttatatcgtattaatatattaatgataaatttcaGGTGAGATTCAACAAAGAGGTATGTTATTACCATTCACTCCGGATATTTATCGACCGATACTTCATCGTCTTAAAGCGGAAGGTGTGGAGTCCTTTGAAACTTCCAGATggttgtaaaatattttgttattattgttgtttgtttttatttcttttttcttttttttttttttttttttacctttataactatatatcaagatgtttatatctttcaactttatatcatttcttttttgttatttctttttttttttttctttttttaataaaacgaaaataaaaattataatatttaatttgaagaGTAAAATAAGAACGTTCTGGAAAgacattttgtatatatatatatatacgaatacgatcaaattgttttataaCGCCAAAGTACtttgatttattcatttcgAGCAAAGTTAATAATTCacaaaaatggaaatatt is a genomic window containing:
- the LOC124958004 gene encoding alpha-aminoadipic semialdehyde synthase, mitochondrial isoform X1; translation: MVQNVDAKYFFPFLVISLIIRKYYIMCILGFFKLKQKYLFKLKPIRFLTHSIRHTSTLKGRVIAIRREDQSVWERRAPLAPSNVRRLVRAGVKVIVQPSNRRAYPVQSYQAAGALIQEDISSASVIFGVKQVPIDHLIPNKTYCFFSHTIKAQENNMPLLDAILEKNIRLLDYEKLTDQNGQRVVAFGKYAGVAGMVNILHGLGLRLLALGHHTPFMHIGPAHNYRDSSMARQSIRDAGYEIALGAMPKSIGPLTFVFTGSGNVSQGGQEVLQELPHEYVPPEMLRKVAEHGDTTKIYACEVRRRHHLERKDGGGFDSNEYDKHSDRYISTFSKKIAPYTSVIINGIYWAVDSPKLLTIPDAKYLLRPANTPWLPISVGAPALPHRMLAICDISADPGGSIEFMNECTTIDTPFCLYDADRNKDTKSFKGPGVLVCSIDNMPTQLPKESTDFFGNLLYPYALEVIMSDAKKPLEEHNFSPVVNDAIIASNGKLTPNFEYIQELRQLNHRSRHKADNGDKQNKTVVILGAGHVSAPVVEYLHRDNSIKIVVVSQLKDEADALANRFPGVEPMFLNVLERPDILEDIIGSAHVVVSLLPYSLHHVIAKTCIETKTHLVTASYMNDHVKELHEEAVAAGITVLNEIGLDPGIDHLLALECFDDVRKAGGKIESFVSWCGGLPAPECSFNPLRYKFSWSPKGALLNTLAPAKYHRDGQEVEISGGGDLMSAVQSLDFLPGFALEGFPNRDSTIYRELYGIQNASTVLRGTLRFKGFSDTIQALQYLGLIDPNPHPILHPNGPDITWRVLICNLLGLANDKIFFENLKRKIAERVNSEERVQAIEDLGLLEENLVLKLNTPLDTLTYYLSKKLCYEKNERDLVILRHDIGVLWPDNKREAKGINLVLYGDAKGHSAMARTVGYPAAIAVKMILDGEIQQRGMLLPFTPDIYRPILHRLKAEGVESFETSRWL
- the LOC124958004 gene encoding alpha-aminoadipic semialdehyde synthase, mitochondrial isoform X2 — protein: MVQNVDAKYFFPFLVISLIIRKYYIMCILGFFKLKQKYLFKLKPIRFLTHSIRHTSTLKGRVIAIRREDQSVWERRAPLAPSNVRRLVRAGVKVIVQPSNRRAYPVQSYQAAGALIQEDISSASVIFGVKQVPIDHLIPNKTYCFFSHTIKAQENNMPLLDAILEKNIRLLDYEKLTDQNGQRVVAFGKYAGVAGMVNILHGLGLRLLALGHHTPFMHIGPAHNYRDSSMARQSIRDAGYEIALGAMPKSIGPLTFVFTGSGNVSQGGQEVLQELPHEYVPPEMLRKVAEHGDTTKIYACEVRRRHHLERKDGGGFDSNEYDKHSDRYISTFSKKIAPYTSVIINGIYWAVDSPKLLTIPDAKYLLRPANTPWLPISVGAPALPHRMLAICDISADPGGSIEFMNECTTIDTPFCLYDADRNKDTKSFKGPGVLVCSIDNMPTQLPKESTDFFGNLLYPYALEVIMSDAKKPLEEHNFSPVVNDAIIASNGKLTPNFEYIQELRQLNHRSRHKADNGDKQNKTVVILGAGHVSAPVVEYLHRDNSIKIVVVSQLKDEADALANRFPGVEPMFLNVLERPDILEDIIGSAHVVVSLLPYSLHHVIAKTCIETKTHLVTASYMNDHVKELHEEAVAAGITVLNEIGLDPGIDHLLALECFDDVRKAGGKIESFVSWCGGLPAPECSFNPLRYKFSWSPKGALLNTLAPAKYHRDGQEVEISGGGDLMSAVQSLDFLPGFALEGFPNRDSTIYRELYGIQNASTVLRGTLRFKGFSDTIQALQYLGLIDPNPHPILHPNGPDITWV